The following are encoded in a window of Bacteroidia bacterium genomic DNA:
- a CDS encoding 1-acyl-sn-glycerol-3-phosphate acyltransferase — protein sequence MYLEDFEEIRPFHDSEINAVLNGLITNPFFTQVLDLYFPKSSHQDIFKLLSNTHTSNDFQTSFMLKVIKVILDITSNGLSCSGIENLSPTTSYLFISNHRDIILDSAILQKILFEHNFPTTEIAFGSNLMDVPLISELGRANKMFIVKRGGNPRDILKNSSVLSSYIRYVLLQKKVSVWIAQRNGRTKDGNDKTEIALLKMLNLSGEKSVQENVKELNVVPISMSYEYETCDAEKVKELYYSSQNEKYEKKPGEDTVSVIKGIKQSKGRIHLAFGKPLSSEAIDSFSNESNAEFFKDMGQYIDKEVAANFKLWPNNYIAYDLLEGTQLFKDKYTESEKSTFLTYQDRNLKCIEGNANDISNLFLKLYANPVKNSF from the coding sequence ATGTATCTAGAGGATTTTGAGGAAATAAGACCGTTTCATGACAGTGAAATAAATGCTGTATTGAACGGCTTGATTACAAATCCATTTTTTACTCAGGTATTAGATTTATATTTTCCAAAAAGCAGTCATCAGGACATTTTCAAATTACTTAGCAACACACATACTTCAAACGATTTTCAGACTTCATTCATGCTCAAAGTAATTAAAGTAATTTTAGATATTACCTCAAACGGCTTATCATGTAGTGGAATCGAAAATCTTTCTCCAACAACATCTTACCTATTTATTTCTAATCATAGAGATATTATTCTTGATTCTGCTATTTTGCAAAAAATTCTTTTCGAACATAATTTTCCAACTACTGAAATTGCATTTGGAAGCAACCTGATGGACGTTCCATTAATATCAGAACTTGGCAGAGCTAACAAAATGTTCATTGTTAAACGTGGTGGAAATCCAAGAGATATATTAAAGAATTCTTCTGTACTTTCATCTTACATCAGATATGTGCTTTTACAGAAAAAAGTCTCAGTTTGGATTGCACAAAGAAACGGACGTACAAAAGACGGCAATGACAAAACTGAAATTGCTTTGCTTAAAATGTTGAATTTAAGTGGAGAAAAATCAGTTCAGGAAAATGTAAAAGAACTAAATGTTGTTCCTATTTCAATGTCATATGAATATGAAACATGTGATGCCGAAAAAGTAAAAGAACTTTATTATTCTTCACAAAACGAAAAATATGAAAAGAAACCAGGTGAAGATACTGTTAGTGTAATTAAAGGAATTAAACAAAGCAAAGGAAGAATTCACTTAGCTTTTGGTAAACCATTATCCTCAGAAGCCATTGATAGTTTTTCGAATGAGTCAAATGCTGAATTTTTTAAAGATATGGGACAATATATCGATAAAGAAGTAGCAGCAAATTTTAAATTATGGCCCAATAACTATATTGCTTACGACTTATTAGAAGGCACACAATTATTCAAAGATAAATATACCGAATCAGAAAAAAGTACATTTTTGACTTATCAGGACAGAAACTTAAAATGTATTGAAGGTAACGCTAACGACATAAGCAACTTATTTTTAAAACTTTACGCCAACCCTGTTAAAAACAGTTTTTAA